A stretch of the Rhinoderma darwinii isolate aRhiDar2 chromosome 3, aRhiDar2.hap1, whole genome shotgun sequence genome encodes the following:
- the SIN3A gene encoding paired amphipathic helix protein Sin3a isoform X3, with the protein MLLTGTSLAPDYVFRMKRRLDDPEPAPYPPQPRRITEPFAHQHRVLAPAPPAYESQSDAMQPAAGIQYSVTPGYQVSTVPQSSGSHGQAAMAAVHGAHHHSNAVPGHGGPGVQSHAHSTPPAAPAQGQQFQRLKVEDALSYLDQVKLQFGSQPQVYNDFLDIMKEFKSQSIDTPGVISRVSQLFKGHPDLIMGFNTFLPPGYKIEVQTNDLVNVTTPGQVHQITTHGLQPPVPPVPPPSQPSTQTAPPPVHPTPPPAPAKISKPVPSQAHTPTNQQSTPIQYPSPRSPPAQPHTPGPLAHATPTATAATPTMQNNQPVEFNHAINYVNKIKNRFQGQPDIYKAFLEILHTYQKEQRNAKEAGGNYTPALTEQEVYAQVARLFKNQEDLLSEFGQFLPDANSSVLLSKTTAEKVESVRNDHGGTVKKPQMNNKPQRPSQNGCQIRRHSGPGATPPVKKKPKMLISKDQSLSDANKHGAGAESQFFDKVRKALRSTEAYDNFLRCLVIFNQEVISRSELVQLVSPFLAKFPELFTWFKNFLGYKESSHLESFPKERNTEGIAMEIDYASCKRLGSSYRALPKSFQQPKCTGRTPLCKEVLNDTWVSFPSWSEDSTFVSSKKTQYEEHIYRCEDERFELDVVLETNLATIRVLEAIQKKLSRLSAEDQAKFRLDNTLGGTSEVIHRKALQRIYADKAADIIDGLKKNPAVAVPIVLKRLKMKEEEWREAQRGFNKIWREQNEKYYLKSLDHQGINYKQIDTKILRSKSLLNEIESIYDERQEQASEDNSGVPTGPHLTLTYEDKQILEDAASLIIHHVKRQTGIQKEDKYKIKQIIYHFIPDLLFTQRGELSDVEEEEEEEEEEEETAETEDGVNKKHNGVGGSGASSPPKTKLMFANTAAQKFRGMEDVYNLFYVNNNWYIFLRLHQILCSRLLRIYNQAEKQVEEEVREREWEREVLGLKRDKNDSPAIQLRLKEPMDIEAVDYYPAFLDMVRNLLDGNMDSNQYEDSLREMFTIHAFIAFTMDKLIQSIVRQLQHIVSDEICVQVTDLYLSECGCNATGGLLATQISRTLGEANYQRKAEQLMADENCFKLMFSQSCGQVQITIELLDTEEENSDDPAETEEFAQNPEVPAWPRTTGEGREWKADLGESRVSGQAAVQIQAELLQDGICHQI; encoded by the exons GTACATCACTGGCACCCGACTATGTTTTCAGGATGAAGCGGAGACTGGATGACCCAGAGCCAGCACCCTACCCACCCCAGCCACGGCGAATCACTGAACCATTTGCCCATCAGCACCGTGTCCTTGCTCCAGCCCCTCCTGCCTATGAATCACAGTCTGATGCCATGCAGCCCGCTGCGGGCATTCAGTACTCTGTGACACCTGGATATCAG GTTTCAACAGTGCCTCAAAGTTCTGGCAGTCATGGACAAGCAGCTATGGCAGCAGTACACGGGGCTCATCATCACAGCAACGCCGTGCCAGGCCATGGAGGTCCAGGGGTTCAGAGTCATGCACATTCAACGCCACCAGCGGCACCTGCCCAGGGTCAGCAGTTCCAGAGACTTAAG GTGGAAGATGCACTTTCTTACCTGGATCAGGTTAAGCTGCAGTTTGGCAGTCAGCCCCAGGTCTACAATGATTTCCTTGACATTATGAAGGAGTTCAAATCTCAGAG TATTGACACTCCAGGGGTCATCAGTCGGGTTTCCCAGCTTTTCAAAGGCCATCCGGACCTCATAATGGGATTTAACACGTTTTTACCACCTGGCTATAAAATAGAGGTGCAAACAAATGACTTGGTAAATGTCACTACACCTGGACAGGTCCACCAGATTACAACCCATGGTCTTCAACCCCCCGTCCCACCGGTTCCTCCACCTTCGCAACCGTCCACCCAGACTGCCCCTCCACCAGTGCACCCAACTCCTCCGCCAGCCCCAGCAAAAATTAGTAAG CCGGTGCCATCGCAGGCACATACACCAACAAATCAGCAGAGCACACCTATTCAGTACCCATCTCCTCGTTCTCCACCAGCGCAGCCACACACACCAGGACCGCTGGCACATGCCACCCCTACAGCTACTGCAGCTACCCCAACCATGCAAAATAACCAGCCAGTGGAGTTCAACCATGCCATTAACTATGTGAACAAAATTAAGAATCGCTTCCAGGGCCAGCCTGACATTTACAAAGCCTTCCTCGAGATCCTGCACACATACCAG AAGGAGCAACGAAATGCCAAGGAAGCTGGGGGAAACTACACGCCTGCCCTAACAGAGCAAGAGGTCTATGCCCAGGTTGCACGGCTTTTCAAGAACCAGGAAGATCTCTTGTCAGAATTTGGGCAATTCCTGCCCGATGCCAACAGCTCAGTG cttttgagcAAAACCACAGCAGAAAAGGTTGAGTCTGTGAGAAATGACCACGGAGGCACTGTGAAAAAACCTCAGATGAACAATAAACCGCAGAGGCCCAGCCAGAATGGTTGTCAGATCCGTCGACATTCAGGACCCGGAGCCACTCCACCTGTTAAG AAGAAGCCGAAAATGCTTATTTCAAAGGACCAGTCCTTGTCTGATGCAAACAAACATGGAGCAGGGGCAGAGTCTCAATTCTTCGATAAG GTCCGTAAAGCTCTGAGAAGTACGGAGGCATATGACAACTTCTTACGATGTTTGGTCATCTTTAATCAGGAGGTCATCTCTCGGTCAGAACTAGTACAGTTGGTGTCCCCTTTTCTTGC CAAGTTTCCGGAGTTGTTTACCTGGTTCAAGAACTTTTTGGGTTACAAGGAGTCTTCACATTTGGAAAGCTTCCCAAAAGAAAGGAATACAGAAGGCATTGCCATGGAAATTGATTATGCTTCATGTAAACGCTTGGGCTCGAGTTACAGAGCGCTACCCAAAAGCTTCCAGCAGCCCAAATGCACAGGACGAACCCCGCTTTGCAAAGAG GTCCTAAATGACACATGGGTTTCCTTTCCCTCCTGGTCAGAAGACTCTACATTTGTCAGTTCTAAAAAGACTCAGTATGAGGAGCACATTTATCGCTGTGAAGATGAGCGGTTTGAG CTTGATGTTGTGCTGGAGACCAATTTGGCTACTATTCGTGTCCTGGAGGCAATTCAGAAGAAGCTCTCACGATTATCTGCAGAGGACCAGGCCAAGTTTCGTTTGGACAACACTTTAGGGGGAACATCCGAAGTCATCCACCGCAAAGCACTACAAAGGATATATGCCGACAAAGCTGCTGATATCATAGATGGCTTAAAGAAAAACCCAGCTGTTGCCGTCCCAATTGTGTTGAAAAG GTTGAAAATGAAGGAAGAGGAATGGAGGGAAGCCCAGCGAGGCTTTAATAAGATTTGGAGAGAACAGAATGAGAAGTACTACCTGAagtcactagaccaccagggtatAAACTATAAGCAAATAGACACAAAGATCCTCCGCTCTAAGAGCCTTCTTAATGAAATTGAGAGCATCTATGATGAG AGACAGGAGCAAGCATCGGAAGACAATTCTGGAGTCCCCACAGGACCTCATCTCACATTGACCTATGAGGACAAGCAAATTCTGGAGGATGCAGCCTCTCTCATTATCCATCATGTCAAGCGACAGACTGGTATACAAAAGGAAGACAAGTACAAGATTAAACAAATAATCTACCATTTCATCCCAGATCTGCTTTTCACCCAGCGAGGGGAGCTTTCTGatgtggaggaggaagaagaggaggaggaggaggaggaggagactgctgaaACAGAAGATGGGGTTAACAAGAAACACAATGGGGTGGGGGGCAGTGGGGCAAGTAGCCCACCAAAAACTAAGTTGATGTTTGCAAACACTGCAGCGCAGAAGTTCAGGGGCATGGAGGACGTCTACAACTTATTCTATGTTAACAATAACTGGTACATTTTCCTGCGATTGCACCAGATACTCTGCTCTCGCCTCTTACGCATTTACAACCAAGCAGAAAAACAAGTGGAGGAGGAGGTGAGGGAAAGGGAGTGGGAAAGAGAAGTGCTGGGCCTAAAGAGGGACAAGAATGACAGTCCAGCCATCCAGCTGCGGCTCAAAGAGCCAA TGGATATAGAGGCTGTGGATTATTATCCGGCATTCCTAGACATGGTTCGTAACCTGCTGGACGGGAATATGGACTCGAACCAGTATGAAGACTCCCTGCGGGAGATGTTCACCATCCATGCCTTTATTGCTTTTACTATGGACAAACTGATACAGAGCATAGTCAGGCAG CTCCAGCACATAGTCAGTGATGAAATCTGTGTGCAAGTAACTGATCTCTACCTCTCGGAGTGCGGCTGCAATGCTACTGGGGGTCTTCTGGCTACCCAAATATCCCGCACCCTGGGTGAGGCCAACTACCAGCGAAAAGCTGAACAGCTGATGGCGGACGAGAACTGTTTCAAG TTGATGTTTTCCCAGAGTTGTGGACAGGTCCAAATAACAATTGAACTGCTGGATACTGAGGAAGAAAACTCAGATGACCCAGCGGAGACCGAG